GCCGCCGGAAGATGACAGCTATCGCGAAATGCAGAGCAAGGGCCTGCCAGTGATTGCCATTGACCGTCGCCTCGACCCCGCGCACTTCTGCTCGGTGATCAGCGACGACCGCGAGGCCAGCCGCCAACTCACCGAAAGCCTGCTGGGCAGCAAGCCTCGCAGCATCGCCCTGATCGGTGCGCGTCCGGAGCTGTCGGTCAGCCAGGCACGCGCCGGAGGATTCGACGAGGCCCTGCAGCGTTTTGATGGCGAAGTTCGCCGTTACGAAGGCGACGCCTTCAGCCGCGCCTGTGGCCAGCGCCTGATGGAAACGCTGATCGACGAGCTCGGCGACCTGCCCGATGCCCTGGTGACGACCTCCTATGTGTTGCTGCAAGGCGTCTTCGATGCCCTGCAAGCCCGTGCCAGCGAGCCACGCGAGCTGCAACTGGGCACCTTCGGCGACAACCAGTTGCTCGATTTCCTGCCGCTGCCAGTCAACGCCATGGCCCAACAGCACGGCCAGATCGCCGCCACCGCGCTGGAACTGGCCCTGGCCGCCATTGAGCAGAAGACCTACGCCCCCGGCGTACACGCCGTGGCGCGAACCTTCAAGCAGCGCATCTCGGCCTGAACATGCGCCTGATCGACACCCACACCCATCTGGATTTCCCCGACTTCGACGCCGACCGCGAGCGCCTCCTGGGCAACGCCGCGGCGCTGGGGGTCGAGCGCATGGTGGTACTGGGGGTGGATCAGGGCAACTGGCAGCGAGTCTGGGACCTGGCCTGCAGCGACACACGCCTGCCGGCCGCCCTCGGCCTGCACCCGGTGTACCTCGAGCAGCATCAGCCCGAACACCTGGCGCAACTGCGCGGGTGGCTCGAACGCCTGCGGGGCGACCCGCGCCTGTGCGCGGTCGGCGAGTTCGGCCTGGACTATTACCTGCCCGAGCTCGACAAGGCACGCCAGCAGGCCTTGTTCGAAGCGCAATTGCAGATGGCCTGCGACTTCGAATTGCCTGCGCTGCTGCACGTACGCCGCAGCCATGCCCAGGTGATCGCCACGCTCAAGCGCTACAAGCCCGTACGCGCAGGCATCATCCACGCCTTCGCCGGCAGCTACGAAGAAGCACGCGAATACATCAAGCTCGGATTCAAATTGGGCCTGGGTGGCGCCGCCACCTGGCCGCAAGCCTTGCGCCTGCGCAAGACCTTGCCGCGCTTGCCACTGGAGAGCGTGGTACTGGAAACCGACGCGCCAGACATGCCGCCGGTGATGCACCCCAATGCGCGCAACAGCCCCGAACATCTGCCCGATATCGCCCGAGCGCTGGCCGAGGTCATGGGCGTGGAGTACGTTTCGCTGGCCGCGGCCAGTACGCGCAACGCTTGTGAGCTGTTCGGCTGGTAGCTTGGCAGGCGGTCACTCTTCGAACAGGGTGCAGGCCATCACCAGGGCGTCTTCACGTCCGCCAGCGGCCGGGTAGTAATCCCGACGCCGACCGATTTCGTTGAATCCGTAGCGTTCGTACAAACGATAGGCCGACTGGTTGCTGGCACGTACTTCCAGGAAACATTCGCGCCCATTGAGCTGCCAGGCTCGCGCCATCAGGTGTTCGAGCAGCCGCAAACCCAGGCCGCGCCCCTGGTTTTCTGGCTTGACCGTGATGTTGAGCAGGTGCGCTTCGTCGATGATCACGTTGATCACGCCATGCCCGACCTGTTGCTGGCCGTCGAACATCAGCCACACTTCGTAGGACTTGAGCGCATCCTGGAAGATCCCGCGGGTCCAGGGGTGGCTGAAGGCGGCATATTCGATCTTCAGCACGCTATCCAGATCCGCCTCGGTCATCGGGCGGAAACTGATCGAGTCACTCATTCAACGCTCTTCCAGCGCGCCATCAGCTGGCGCATCGCTTTCCAGACGTCCGCCTTGCGTTGCGGCTCGTCCATCAACAGTTCAAGACCCGGCAACGCCCAGACGTCGCCCAGGCCATCGATCTTCAGTGCTTGGTAGTAGGCCTGGGCATCGGCGTCGCCGGCAAAACGCACCGCTGGCAGGCCGATCAGCCACAAGCAGGTGCAGGGGACCTCTTCGAGGCGGGCCTGGATGAAACCCTGGACGAAATCACGCGCAGCCTCCGGCCCCTGCTCCATGTTGCCGCGCACGAACAGCGGCCAGCGCACCGGCTCGCCGATGATCTGCGGCGCGTCCGGCAGGCCGGCGGCGCGCAGCATGTCCTTGAGCAACAGGTAAGAAGGGTCGCGGCTCTGGAACGGCTGGCCGGTGGCGAGTTCCACCAGCAACAGGCACGTGCCGGCACGCAGCAGCTGCAGGGCGAAACGCGGCGGCGGCACAGGCGCCGGACGTGCGGCCTTGGGGGCTTCCTCTTCGCGCTCGACCGGCTTGGCAACGGGCTTGGGCGTGCTGCCGGGGCGTGGGATCTCGATTTTCGGGCGTTCGCCGGAGCGGGCATGGGTCGGCGCGGCTTCGCCTTGCGCAGGCGCCTGGCGCACCGGCTGCGCCTCGACATCCAGATCCTCGACCGGCGCCAGCGGCAACAGCAGCTCGGGGCGCGAAGGCGCGGCGAACGGCAGTTCGGCACGCGGCAGCCAGTGCACCACTTGCATGGCGGAAAGGTAGGCGCGGCGGCGGGGTTCGGTCAGCAAGGCTCGGGTATCCGGGGGCTTGGTTCAGTCGGGCATTCTAACGCTGTTGGCGGCGGCGTGCCGCAACAGGCTGGCGGAAATTTATCGCCTGTGCCGACCCTATCGCGGGGCAAGCCCGCTCCCACAGGTACAGCGCCAGCCCCACCGACGGTGATAAGCCCGCGAAGAGGCTGGCACAGATCAACGCAAATCCCGGACCAAGGGGTGAAATCCTCCCCCCCGTATGCAGTACAATCGCCCCTTTTATTTGGCAAGAGTCGACCCGCCAATGATCGAACCCAAGCGCGTCCTGCGCGCCCTAGCCGAACACTGGGCCCTGATCGAGCCGCTGTGCGAGCGCTTCGACCAGGGCACCCTGAGCCTGGTCGAGCTGCGTCAGCAACTGGCCCGCCAGCAGGTAGAGAGCACGCCGCAGGACATCACCCAGCTGCTCGACGTGTGGATTCGCCTGGATATCCTGGTCCCGGTGGCCAAGAGCCCGAACCGCTTCGAGCTCAACGCGCAGATCCACGACTTCCTCGCCTACCTGCGTCGCGAGCACCGCCTGGGCCTGTGCCTGGAGATCGAAGCCTACCTGCGCCACCTCGAGCGCCTGGCCGGGCACATCCAGGACGCCTTCGACAACCGCGACAGCGACGACCTGGCGCGCCAACTGCGCCTGCTCGACATGCGCGTGCGCGATGTGTTGAAGAAGCTCGACAACGACGAACAGGCGCTGGTCGCGGTGGCCGAACGGGCCAAGACCAGCAACCGCCAGATCCCGCTGCGCCAGCGTTACGCCGAAGTGCTGGCGACCTGGGACGAATACGTCGAGCCGATGATCCAGCTGGTCAACGCCGATGGTGCCTTCGAGCAGGGCGTACGCAAGGTCGAGACCGTGCTGCTGCGCCTGTTGGGCGAGCAGGCGCGCCTCGGCCACTTGGTCGATGACGACATGCTGCTGCGCACCCACGCGCGCATCCTCGAGATGCAGACCAGCGCCCAGCTCACCCTGCGCCACGCCCGCGAGCTGCTGCTGCCGCTGCGCGAGGAAGCGCGCCGGCATAACGCCGTCACCCGCGGCGCGGCACTGGCGCTGTCGGTGATCCGCAAGAAAGGCATCGATGCCGTACCGCAAGCGGCCATGCCGATGTTCACCCGTCCGCAAAGCACCTTCCTCGGCAGCGCCAGCCAGGTCGAGGCCTATGTCTATGCCCTGGCCCGCTTCGAGCCCAAGCCTGCGCGCTTCCCCAAGGCGCACAAGACCCACAAGGGCCCGCTGCCACGTGCGCCGCGTACGGTCAAGGAAATGCTCGAGCGCTGCGAAGACGCCCTCCCGCTGCCCGACCTGATGGTCTGGCTGCTGGAGCAGGAACCCGAAGGCGCCACCGACGAGTTGCTGTACTGGTTCTCGCGCCTCTCGCGCGAGAAGCGCTTCAGCCGCGAGCGCCTGCAACGCCAGGACTACACCACCCGCGAACACCTGGTCAGCCTGCGTTCCTTCGCCCTGACATCCAGCCGCGAACAACAACCGGCAGCCACCGAATCCACCGCGAGCCCAGCCAATGCATCTTGATCTTTCCGAACTGTCCCAGCTCGCGCCGATCTTCCGCGAGCTGTTCAAGGGCTTCCACGTCAGCCGCCGCGACCCGGAACTGTACGCCCAACTGTCGAACTTCCAGGACCAGTACCGCACCCTGTTCAAGGCGCTCGGTTTCGAGTTGGTCTGCGACACCCGTGGCTTCTACTACTTCGTCCCCGAACAGGCCGCCGCGCAGGTCAACAAGACCGCCCAGCGCCTGTCGCTGTTCACCTTCATCCTGGTCGAGCACCTGGCCGACCAGGGCCGCGATCCGATGGCCGTGCTCGACGGCGGCAGCATCGGCCGCGACGAGTTGCCCTCGCTGCTGGAGAAATACCGCGACCTGTTCCTGCAAGCCGAAGTGCAGACGGTCGAGGAGCTCGAAGAGAAGATCCTGCGCCGCATGACCCAGCTGGGCTTCGCCCACGAAGAAGGCGGCATCTACCGCTTCCTGCCGCCGATGCACCGCTTCCTCGATGTGTGCCTGTCGGTCCAGCAGGACCGCGACCTGGCCGCCACCCTGCACAGCGACCTGCCGCTGCCGGTCCCGGTGCTGGTCGAGGAAGAAACCCCGGAACAACTCAACCGCACCGACGATCCGCTCGACCTCACCCCCTTCGAGGGCGAAGAGAGCGAAGAGGACGCCCTGGCCCGGGCCATCCGCGAAGAGCAACAGGAGATTGACGCATGAGCCAGGAACGCTACGGCATTCGCCGCTTCGCACTGCTCAACACCGCCGGCTACAGCCTCGGCCTGTTCCCGCTGGAACATCCGCTCTCGGTCTATGGCGCGAACAACCTGGGTAAATCGGCATCGATCAACGCCCTGCAATTCCCGATCCTGGCGCGCATGTCGGACATGAGCTTCGGCAAGTACAGCCTGGAGCAATCGCGGCGCTTCTACTTCGCCAGCGACACCAGCTACATCCTCTGCGAACTGAACCTGCCCCACGGCCCGCACGTGATCGGCGTGGTCGGGCGCGGCCCGGGCGGCGGCTTCGGCCACCAGTTCTTCGCCTACCAGGGTGAGCTGGACCTGGCTCACTACCAGAAAGACGACACCTGCCTGCGCCAGAAAGAGCTGTTCACCAACCTCGAGCGCAACGGCCTCAAGGCGTACGAACTCAAGCCGGACGAACTGCGCCGGCTGCTGGTCGGCGGCCACACCTCGGTGCCGCTGGACCTCACCCTGATCCCGCTGCGCTCGACCAGCGAGCAGAGCCTGAAGACCTTCCGCGCGCTGTTCATCAACTTGCTGCACATGCGCGAGATCACTGCCGCCAAGCTCAAGCAGCTGTTCCTGGATGCCTTCGAGCACAGCCTGCGCTCGGGCAGCGTCGACTACATCGCGGCTTGTGAAGAAGCCTTCCGCGACGTGCGCCGCATGGAGCAGGACTACAACGCCCTGGTCGCTGCCGGCCCGCTGGTCGAAGCACTTGCCGGCGGCGTGGCCCAGCGCGACATCCTGCGCGGCAAGCTGCACCGCCTCTCCCCCCTGCTCGACAGCCTGCTCGGCACCTGGCAGGACTACGCCGTAGCGCGCAAGGAAGAGCTGGTGATCCAGGCCGAGCACTACCGCGCCGAGCAGGATGGCTTGCAGAACGACCAGCGTGGCGGCACCCAGGAGCTGATGCGCCTGGAACGCGAGATCACCGGCATCCAGCGCTGGCTCGGTGAGCTGTCGGTGCTCAAGCACCGCTTCGCCCTGGTCGATGACGTCAAGGTCCTGGAGCAGCAACTGCTCGCCGCCAAGGACGCCCATGACGAGCTGGCCGGCGCCCTGGCGCAGTCGCGCCAGTTCTCCGCCGAAGACCTCGACGAGCGCGTGCGCGACCTCGAAAAACGCGTCAAGGCGGTCAAGCAGCAGCTCGAACACGCCGACAACAACAGCTACGCACGCCTGCGCGAAGAGTTCTCGCAACAGGACGTCGACCGCCTGATGCGCCTGTTCAACGGCGCGCTGTTCAGCCTGCCGCTGGGTGACCGGGGCATCGAACTGGACGACAGCGACCTGTGGGTCAAGACGCTTGAAGGCGTGCTCGACAGCTTCAAGGGCGAGCGCTTCGAAGTGCCGGGCCTGTCCATCGACCTGTCGCACATCGAGCCGCCAGCGCTGCAGGCCCTGGCCGACCGTGCGGCTCTGCGCGACCAGAAAGAGCGCCTGGAAAAGGAGCTCAAGCAGCTCAAGACCCAGCAGGCCGTGGCCCTGGACCGCGCCGCGAGCAAGGCCCAGACCGAGGCGCTGTACCAGCAGGTGCTGGATGCGCAGAAGGCCCTTGAGGACTTCCGCCGCACCGAGACCCTGAGCGCCGAAGAGCCAGAGAAAATGGAGCAACTGGCGCAGTTCGAAGCCGCCCAGGACGAGCTCAAGCGCTCCAGCGACGCCTTCACCGAACGCGTCCAGCAGTTGTCGGCCAAGCTGCAACTGGTCGGCCGCCAGATCGCCGACATGGAAGCCAAGCAGCGCACCCTGGACGACGCCTTGCGCCGCCGCCAGCTGTTGCCGGCCGACCTGCCGTTCGGCACGCCGTTCATGGAGCCGGTCGACGACTCGATGGACAACCTGCTGCCGCTGCTCAACGACTACCAGGACAGCTGGCAGGCGCTGCAGCGCGTCGACAACCAGATCGAGGCGCTGTATGCCCAGGTGCGCCTGAAAGGTGTGGCCAAGTTCGACAGCGAAGACGACATGGAACGTCGCCTGATGCTGCTGATCAACGCCTACTCGCACCGCACCGAGGAAGCCCTCACCCTGGCCAAGGCGCGCCGCGCGGCAGTCACCGACATCGCCCGGACCCTGCGCAACATCCGCAGCGACTACGACAGCCTCGAGCACCAGCTGGCGCTGTTCAACCGCGAGATCAACAAGCGCCAGGTGTCCAACCTGGAGAGCTTCCGCGTGGTGCTGGCGCCGAACAAGGAAGCGCTAAAGCACATCGATCAGATCATCCACAGTGCCGGCCAGTACGAGGAAGGCGAAACGCTGTCGGTGTTCGACCTCACGCAGAGCGCCGAGCAGGATCACAAGAACGAAGAGGCCAAGGAGTACCTGGCGCGGCTGGTAGCGGCCAACCACAACCAGTTGGGCCTGAAAGACCTGTTCGAGCTGGCCTTCGAGATCACCAAGATCAACAGCCAGCCGGTGATCCACGCCGACATCGACGGCGCCGCATCCAACGGCACCACCATGACCATCAAGGCGCTGACCAACATGTACCTGTTGCTGCACCTGATGGACCGCGACCTGGCCGGGCGCATCCGCCTGCCCTACTACCTCGACGAAGCGGCGGACATCGACGAACGCAACCAGGCGGCGCTGCTGGAGACCAGTCAGCAACTGGGCTTCGTGCCGATTCTGGCGAGCGTGAAGCCGCAGGTGTCGGCGCGCGTGGCGATCGACCTGGAAGGCGGCAGCGGGCCGAACGGGATCTACATCGACGAGGCGGACTGGAAGTACATCAGCCGCCGGGATGTGGAGACAGCGGTGATTCGGGAGCAAGCTGTAGAGACGACAGCCTGAGAATTATCAGGGCGGGGCTTTCCAGGCCCCGATCGGGGCCATCACAGCGGAATATTATTGTTTTTACATGAGACGAGCGTTTTTTTAGCGCTTTGGAGCCAGCATTAGCGTTTTGGCCAAGCTCCAGCCATTATCGTTTTGGCATCCTGCCAAACGAAAATTAATGCTTTTGCACCGCGATTAAAGGATTTCCACTATGCAGGTTGGTTTCAATGCCCTCGCCGAACGGTACGGCATCTCCTTGGTGCAACCCCTGCGCGTCAACTCTCTGATCGGAACCAGTCGCCAGAGCCGTGACAGTGGGGACCAGATCGAGAATCGCTACCCTCCCAACTACCGCCCAAACGACGACTTCGCCGGCCAATTCGCATTCGGGCTCAAATACGAAGAGATCCATCTCGAATTCTTCGCACGGCTATTCGCGGCCATCGGACCTCAGCCAATCGAATCCTGGTGCCGGGATGAGCCTTTCGGCCAGTACGCCCGTCGCTGCGCATTCCTTTACGAATGGCTGACCCAAGAACGTTTGGATCTTCCAGACATCACCAATGGCGGCTACATCGACGCCATCGCATCCGACCAATACCTCACACGCACCGAGCCAGTGCGCATCCGACGCTGGCGGATCAATAACAATCTCCCGGGCACCGATAATTTCTGTCCTATCGTACGAAGGACAGCAGCGGTCCAAGAGGCATTGCGATTCGATCTTGGTGCCGAGCTGAATGAACTGGACCGTACTTACGGGGCGGACATACTCCTGAGAACAGCCAGCTGGCTGACGTTCAAGGAATCGCGCGCCAGTTTCCTGATCGAGAAGGAGGCAGACCAGGCGGATCGCATCCAACGCTTCGCCCATGTCATCGCCCAACATTGCGGCCGTATCCAAGATCCGCTCAGCGGCCAAAGCCTCCAGGCTTTGCAAACCGAGATTCTTGGCCACGATGCATTTGGTCTGGGGCTGCGGCGGTCACCCGTTTTCGTCGGGCAGGCCACGATGCGAGACAACATCGTGCATTACATTGCGCCTCACTTCGATGACCTGACATCGATGCTCGATGGCTTGAAGGGCTTTGAGCGCGCAACTGAAGGGGCGGAGTCACTCGCCCGCGCCGCAGTGATCGCATTCGGTTTCGTCTACATTCATCCCATGCGGGACGGTAACGGGCGAATCCATCGCTTCCTGATCAACGACACCCTCGCGCGTGACAAGGCCATACCGGAAGGTGTGATCCTGCCGGTGTCAGCCACCATTACCAGCTCGGCCGAATTCAGAGCAGGTTATGACCGTGCACTGGAAGTGTTTTCGCGGCCTTTCATGCGACGCTATGCGACGGCCTACCACTTCGGCGAGACGATTGATCACGAGGACGGAACACCGAGCAACTTCTTTTTCGACGACTACGAGGACGCCAGGTTCGCTTGGCGATACCCGGACTTGACCGAGCACGTGCTGTACACCGCACGCGTTGTCGCCCACACCGTTCGCACGGAAATGGCGGAGGAGGCCAGAGTACTGATGGTCTTCCAGCGTGCCTTGGAGCGCATCAAGGATGTTGTCGAGATGCCAGACCAAGATGCCAACCGCATCATTCGCTCCGTCAAGGAGAACGGCTGGAAGATTTCCGGGAAGCTCAAGAAACAGTATCCGCCACTGGATGACGAACGCCGGGCGACTCGTATTGTGGAAGCCGTCCGGTCCGCATTCGAAGGCGACGACATCGACGAAACCGACGAGTAGCCCTCAAGCCTGCGCTGCGAAGGGCCTACTGGCCGAAATCGACCAGTGCCACGAGGGAGTCAATGCGCCCAAGGCAGGATCGGAATCGCTGTCACCGCATTCTGCGGGCTACCTTCGACTATCCGGTCGCTGTACACCAGGTACACCAGCGTATTGCGCTTCTTGTCGAGAAAACGCACCACCTGCATGGTCTTGAACACCAGCGAGGTGCGTTCCTTGAACACCTCCTCGCCATCCTTGAGCTCACCCTTGAAGTTGATCGGCCCAACCTGACGGCAGGCGATCGATGCCTCTGCGCGGTCCTCCGCCAACCCCAACCCACCCTTCACGCCGCCGGTCTTGGCTCGCGACAGGTAGCAGGTCACACCCTCGACCTTGGGATCGTCAAACGCCTCGACCACGATGCGGTCGTTGGGCCCAAGGAACTTGAACACGGTGGACACCTGGCCGATTTCCTCGGCGCCGGCCAGCATCGGCAGCATCAGCGCTGCCACGGCAAACATCCTTTTCAGCATGGGCGTCTCCTTCAGACCAGGACCAGGTTGTCGCGGTGCACCAGCTCGGGTTCGGCGCTGTAGCCCAACAGGCTTTCGATGGCGTCCGACGGCTGGCCGATGATCTTCTGCGCCTCCAGGGCGCTGTAGTTGGCCAGGCCACGGGCCACTTCCAGGCCATCGGGGCCGACGCAGACCACCATCTCGCCACGGCGGAAGCTGCCCTGCACAGTCTTCACGCCGACCGGCAACAGGCTCTTGTTCGACTCACGCAGGGCCTTCACCGCACCGGCATCGAGGACCAGCGTGCCGCGAGTCTGCAGGTGGCCAGCCAGCCACTGCTTGCGCGCAGCGAGCATGCCGCGCTCAGGCGACAGCAAGGTGCCCAGGCGCTCGCCGGCCTTCAGGCGGTCCAGTACACGCTCGATACGGCCACCGATGATGATGGTATGGGCACCGGAGCGCGCAGCCAGGCGTGCGGCACGCAGCTTGGTCTGCATGCCACCGCGCCCCAGGGCGCCACCGGTACCGCCCGCCACGGCGTCGAGCGACGGATCGTCGGCGCGGGCTTCATAGATCAGTTGGGCTTCAGGGTTGTTGCGCGGGTCGGCGTCGAACATGCCGTCGCGGTCGGTGAGGATCACCAGCAGGTCGGCCTCGACCAGGTTGGCCACCAGCGCGGCCAGGGTGTCGTTGTCGCCGAAGCGGATCTCGTCGGTGACCACGGTATCGTTCTCGTTGATCACCGGCACCACGCCCAGGTCGACCAGGGTGCGCAGGGTGCTGCGGGCATTGAGGTAGCGCTTGCGGTCGGAGAGGTCGTCGTGGGTCAGGAGGATCTGCGCGGTGTGCTTGCCGTGCTCGCCGAAGCTCGACTCCCAGGCCTGCACCAGGCGCATCTGGCCGAGCGAGGCAGCCGCCTGCAGCTCGTTCATCGCGCTCGGTCGCGTGGTCCAGCCCAGCTGGCTCATGCCTGCGGCCACGGCCCCGGAGGAGACCAATACCAGTTCCACGCCCGCTTCACGCAGTGCGACCATCTGCTCGACCCAGACCGCCATCGCACCACGGTCGAGGCCCTTGCCATCGGCGGTCAGCAGCGCACTGCCGATCTTCACGACCCAGCGCTTGGCGCCCGTCACCTTGCTTCGCATCTTCTCTTCCAACCTATGTCGAATCTGTAGATACCAAAACGCCGCTCATTTGAGCGGCGTACCGTGAGAGGGTGTTGAGGCCATCGCGGGACAAGCCCGCTCCCACAAGGATCGCAGCGGACCTGTGGGAGCGGGCTCGTCCCGCGATGGGCTCAACGCCCAAGCCTGATCACGGCACACTGCTCGAAGAGCGGCGTCCAGTGTACTGCAACCGGTCAGTCGCGCACGTAAATGATTTCCGGGCCGTCCTCGTCGTCCTCGAAGTCATCCCAGTCGTCATCGTCGCCGATGTCGTGGACGCTCTTGACGCCGGTACGACGCAGGGTACGAGCGTCGTCCAGGGCCTGAAGCTGGGCACGGGCCTCGTCTTCGATGCGCTGGTCGAGTTCGTTGAGCTCGGCGGCGTAGGCCGGGTCGTTGGCCAGGCGGTCGGCGCGGTCTTCGAGGAAGCGCATCAGGTCGTGGCTGAGCTTCTCGGTGCCCTGCTTGGAGATAGCCGAGATCACGTAGACCGGGCCATCCCAGTTCAGGCGATCGACGACTTCCTTCACACGCTCGTCACGCTCGTCTTCCATTACCATGTCGGCCTTGTTCAGCACCAGCCAGCGCTCGCGATCGATCAGCGCCGGGCTGAACTGCGCCAGCTCGTTGATGATCACTTCGGCCGCATCGGCCGGGCTGCTCTCGTCCAGCGGCGCCAGGTCGACCAGGTGCAGCAGCACACGGGTACGGGCCAGGTGCTTGAGGAAGCGGATACCCAGGCCGGCACCTTCGGAGGCGCCCTCGATCAAGCCGGGAATGTCGGCGATGACGAAGCTCTTCCAGCGGTCGACGCTGACCACGCCCAGGTTCGGCACCAGGGTGGTGAACGGGTAGTCGGCAACCTTCGGCTTGGCGGCCGAGACGGCGCGAATGAAGGTGCTCTTGCCGGCGTTCGGCAGGCCCAGCAGGCCGACGTCGGCCAGCACTTTCAATTCCATCTTCAGGTCGCGCTGGTCGCCCGGCTTGCCAGGCGTGGTCTGGCGCGGCGCACGGTTGGTACTCGACTTGAAACGGGTGTTGCCCAAGCCGTGCCAGCCGCCCTGGGCGA
The Pseudomonas putida genome window above contains:
- the cra gene encoding catabolite repressor/activator, with the translated sequence MKLSDIARLAGVSVTTASYVINGKAEQQRISSATVERVRAVVEAHDFTPNPQAAGLRSRHTRTLGFILPDLENPSYARIAKQLEQGARARGYQLLIASSDDQPESERQLQQLFRARRCDALFVASCLPPEDDSYREMQSKGLPVIAIDRRLDPAHFCSVISDDREASRQLTESLLGSKPRSIALIGARPELSVSQARAGGFDEALQRFDGEVRRYEGDAFSRACGQRLMETLIDELGDLPDALVTTSYVLLQGVFDALQARASEPRELQLGTFGDNQLLDFLPLPVNAMAQQHGQIAATALELALAAIEQKTYAPGVHAVARTFKQRISA
- a CDS encoding TatD family hydrolase; translated protein: MRLIDTHTHLDFPDFDADRERLLGNAAALGVERMVVLGVDQGNWQRVWDLACSDTRLPAALGLHPVYLEQHQPEHLAQLRGWLERLRGDPRLCAVGEFGLDYYLPELDKARQQALFEAQLQMACDFELPALLHVRRSHAQVIATLKRYKPVRAGIIHAFAGSYEEAREYIKLGFKLGLGGAATWPQALRLRKTLPRLPLESVVLETDAPDMPPVMHPNARNSPEHLPDIARALAEVMGVEYVSLAAASTRNACELFGW
- the rimI gene encoding ribosomal protein S18-alanine N-acetyltransferase translates to MSDSISFRPMTEADLDSVLKIEYAAFSHPWTRGIFQDALKSYEVWLMFDGQQQVGHGVINVIIDEAHLLNITVKPENQGRGLGLRLLEHLMARAWQLNGRECFLEVRASNQSAYRLYERYGFNEIGRRRDYYPAAGGREDALVMACTLFEE
- the mksB gene encoding Mks condensin complex protein MksB, whose protein sequence is MIEPKRVLRALAEHWALIEPLCERFDQGTLSLVELRQQLARQQVESTPQDITQLLDVWIRLDILVPVAKSPNRFELNAQIHDFLAYLRREHRLGLCLEIEAYLRHLERLAGHIQDAFDNRDSDDLARQLRLLDMRVRDVLKKLDNDEQALVAVAERAKTSNRQIPLRQRYAEVLATWDEYVEPMIQLVNADGAFEQGVRKVETVLLRLLGEQARLGHLVDDDMLLRTHARILEMQTSAQLTLRHARELLLPLREEARRHNAVTRGAALALSVIRKKGIDAVPQAAMPMFTRPQSTFLGSASQVEAYVYALARFEPKPARFPKAHKTHKGPLPRAPRTVKEMLERCEDALPLPDLMVWLLEQEPEGATDELLYWFSRLSREKRFSRERLQRQDYTTREHLVSLRSFALTSSREQQPAATESTASPANAS
- the mksE gene encoding Mks condensin complex protein MksE — translated: MHLDLSELSQLAPIFRELFKGFHVSRRDPELYAQLSNFQDQYRTLFKALGFELVCDTRGFYYFVPEQAAAQVNKTAQRLSLFTFILVEHLADQGRDPMAVLDGGSIGRDELPSLLEKYRDLFLQAEVQTVEELEEKILRRMTQLGFAHEEGGIYRFLPPMHRFLDVCLSVQQDRDLAATLHSDLPLPVPVLVEEETPEQLNRTDDPLDLTPFEGEESEEDALARAIREEQQEIDA
- the mksF gene encoding Mks condensin complex protein MksF, coding for MSQERYGIRRFALLNTAGYSLGLFPLEHPLSVYGANNLGKSASINALQFPILARMSDMSFGKYSLEQSRRFYFASDTSYILCELNLPHGPHVIGVVGRGPGGGFGHQFFAYQGELDLAHYQKDDTCLRQKELFTNLERNGLKAYELKPDELRRLLVGGHTSVPLDLTLIPLRSTSEQSLKTFRALFINLLHMREITAAKLKQLFLDAFEHSLRSGSVDYIAACEEAFRDVRRMEQDYNALVAAGPLVEALAGGVAQRDILRGKLHRLSPLLDSLLGTWQDYAVARKEELVIQAEHYRAEQDGLQNDQRGGTQELMRLEREITGIQRWLGELSVLKHRFALVDDVKVLEQQLLAAKDAHDELAGALAQSRQFSAEDLDERVRDLEKRVKAVKQQLEHADNNSYARLREEFSQQDVDRLMRLFNGALFSLPLGDRGIELDDSDLWVKTLEGVLDSFKGERFEVPGLSIDLSHIEPPALQALADRAALRDQKERLEKELKQLKTQQAVALDRAASKAQTEALYQQVLDAQKALEDFRRTETLSAEEPEKMEQLAQFEAAQDELKRSSDAFTERVQQLSAKLQLVGRQIADMEAKQRTLDDALRRRQLLPADLPFGTPFMEPVDDSMDNLLPLLNDYQDSWQALQRVDNQIEALYAQVRLKGVAKFDSEDDMERRLMLLINAYSHRTEEALTLAKARRAAVTDIARTLRNIRSDYDSLEHQLALFNREINKRQVSNLESFRVVLAPNKEALKHIDQIIHSAGQYEEGETLSVFDLTQSAEQDHKNEEAKEYLARLVAANHNQLGLKDLFELAFEITKINSQPVIHADIDGAASNGTTMTIKALTNMYLLLHLMDRDLAGRIRLPYYLDEAADIDERNQAALLETSQQLGFVPILASVKPQVSARVAIDLEGGSGPNGIYIDEADWKYISRRDVETAVIREQAVETTA
- a CDS encoding Fic family protein: MQVGFNALAERYGISLVQPLRVNSLIGTSRQSRDSGDQIENRYPPNYRPNDDFAGQFAFGLKYEEIHLEFFARLFAAIGPQPIESWCRDEPFGQYARRCAFLYEWLTQERLDLPDITNGGYIDAIASDQYLTRTEPVRIRRWRINNNLPGTDNFCPIVRRTAAVQEALRFDLGAELNELDRTYGADILLRTASWLTFKESRASFLIEKEADQADRIQRFAHVIAQHCGRIQDPLSGQSLQALQTEILGHDAFGLGLRRSPVFVGQATMRDNIVHYIAPHFDDLTSMLDGLKGFERATEGAESLARAAVIAFGFVYIHPMRDGNGRIHRFLINDTLARDKAIPEGVILPVSATITSSAEFRAGYDRALEVFSRPFMRRYATAYHFGETIDHEDGTPSNFFFDDYEDARFAWRYPDLTEHVLYTARVVAHTVRTEMAEEARVLMVFQRALERIKDVVEMPDQDANRIIRSVKENGWKISGKLKKQYPPLDDERRATRIVEAVRSAFEGDDIDETDE
- a CDS encoding CreA family protein gives rise to the protein MLKRMFAVAALMLPMLAGAEEIGQVSTVFKFLGPNDRIVVEAFDDPKVEGVTCYLSRAKTGGVKGGLGLAEDRAEASIACRQVGPINFKGELKDGEEVFKERTSLVFKTMQVVRFLDKKRNTLVYLVYSDRIVEGSPQNAVTAIPILPWAH